A region from the Canis aureus isolate CA01 chromosome 10, VMU_Caureus_v.1.0, whole genome shotgun sequence genome encodes:
- the ACTL7A gene encoding actin-like protein 7A: MSQSVMSSLGKFPSCRLIISLSGLDPSGIEELSESKMALDSMWAPQAGIIGDGPAKRGGEQAPLQAHVLQTASLKDGPAKRAVWVRCNRSEPEEPTKSTTVREKPRLEVTKAVVVDLGTGYCKCGFAGLPKPTHNISSTVGKPYMETAKTGDNRKETFVGKELINPEVRLKLVNPLRHGIIVDWDTVQDIWEHLFHKEMKISPEEHAVLVSDPPLSPHTNREKYAEMLFETFSTPAMHIAYQSRLSMYSYGRTSGLVVEVGHGVSYVVPIYEGYPLPSITGRLDYAGSDLTAYLMGLMNNLGKHFTEDQLSIVEDIKKKCCFVALDPIEEKKVPATVHTIQYTLPDGKEISLCQERFLCSEMFFKPSLIKSMQLGLHTQTVSCLNKCDIALKRDLMGNILLCGGSTMLSGFPNRLQKELSSMCPNDNPQVNVLPERDTAVWTGGSILASLQGFQPLWVHRFEYEEHGPFFLYRRCF, from the coding sequence ATGTCACAATCAGTGATGTCATCATTGGGGAAATTCCCAAGTTGCCGTCTGATAATAAGCCTTTCAGGCCTTGACCCCAGTGGGATCGAGGAACTTTCTGAGAGCAAGATGGCTCTTGATAGCATGTGGGCTCCACAGGCAGGAATCATCGGGGATGGGCCTGCCAAGAGAGGCGGCGAACAGGCCCCCCTACAGGCCCACGTCCTCCAGACGGCCTCCCTAAAGGACGGCCCGGCAAAGCGGGCAGTGTGGGTCCGCTGCAACCGTTCGGAGCCAGAAGAACCTACTAAATCAACGACGGTCAGGGAGAAGCCCAGGTTAGAGGTGACCAAAGCAGTGGTCGTGGACCTTGGCACTGGCTACTGCAAATGTGGCTTCGCCGGGCTGCCAAAGCCCACCCACAACATCTCCTCGACGGTGGGCAAGCCCTACATGGAGACGGCCAAAACCGGGGACAATCGCAAGGAGACGTTTGTGGGGAAGGAGCTCATCAACCCAGAGGTTCGCCTCAAGCTAGTTAACCCTTTGCGGCATGGCATCATCGTGGACTGGGATACGGTGCAGGATATCTGGGAACATCTCTTCCACAAGGAGATGAAGATCTCCCCAGAGGAGCACGCGGTCTTGGTCTCAGACCCACCCCTGAGCCCGCACACCAACAGAGAGAAGTACGCCGAGATGCTGTTTGAAACCTTCAGCACCCCCGCCATGCACATCGCCTACCAATCCCGCCTGTCCATGTACTCCTACGGAAGGACGTCCGGCCTGGTGGTGGAGGTTGGCCACGGCGTGTCCTACGTGGTCCCCATCTACGAGGGTTATCCTCTGCCCAGCATCACCGGACGGCTGGACTACGCGGGCTCTGACCTGACAGCCTACTTGATGGGCCTGATGAATAACTTGGGGAAACACTTCACCGAGGACCAGCTAAGCATTGTGGAGGACATCAAGAAGAAATGCTGCTTTGTGGCCCTGGACCCCATCGAAGAGAAGAAAGTCCCAGCCACTGTGCACACGATCCAGTACACTCTGCCTGACGGGAAGGAGATAAGCCTGTGCCAGGAGAGGTTTCTCTGCTCGGAAATGTTCTTTAAGCCTTCTCTTATCAAGTCCATGCAGCTGGGCCTCCACACCCAGACAGTGTCCTGCCTTAACAAGTGTGACATTGCCCTCAAACGGGATCTCATGGGGAACATCCTGCTGTGCGGGGGCAGCACTATGCTCAGCGGTTTCCCTAACCGCCTGCAGAAGGAGCTGAGCAGCATGTGTCCCAATGACAACCCCCAGGTAAACGTGTTGCCCGAGAGAGACACTGCAGTGTGGACGGGCGGCTCCATCCTGGCGTCACTTCAGGGCTTCCAACCACTGTGGGTCCACCGCTTTGAGTATGAGGAACATGGGCCTTTCTTCCTCTACAGAAGGTGCTTCTGA
- the ACTL7B gene encoding actin-like protein 7B: MAVRSSPSPAPLGAARGDPGEAGALPGPDAGLRDARAAAPLKAKARKVRRIKALVIDLGSQYCKCGYAGEPRPTYFVSSTVGRPCAAAAQAGDTRKETYVGHELLRTGAPLKLTNPLQHGVVVDWDCVQSIWEYVFRTAMKIRPEEHAVLLSDPPLGPAGQREKYAELLFEALGVPALHVAPQPLLSIYSYGRTSGLVLESGHGVSHAVPISEGNVLPGLPGRADYAGGDLTRYLLRLLNESGHAFTDDHLHIVEHIKKQCCSAAPAPGREPGLRVDYELPDGRRLAVGPERFQCAEMLFRPSVAGSSQPGLPALAAACLQRCRDAGLGAEMAANVLLGGGCTMLGGFPARFRSELGLLWPGGGLAVAAAPERKTSVWTGGSILASLQAFQQLWVSREEFAERGGAAIHSKC; the protein is encoded by the coding sequence ATGGCCGTGAGGAGCAGCCCGAGCCCCGCGCCCCTGGGCGCGGCTCGGGGTGacccgggggaggcgggggcgctGCCGGGCCCCGACGCCGGCCTCCGGGACGCGCGGGCGGCCGCGCCGCTGAAGGCGAAGGCGCGGAAGGTGCGCAGGATCAAGGCCCTGGTCATCGACCTGGGCTCCCAGTACTGCAAGTGCGGCTACGCGGGCGAGCCCAGGCCCACCTACTTCGTGTCCTCCACCGTGGGCAGGCCCTGCGCGGCGGCCGCCCAGGCCGGCGACACCCGCAAGGAGACCTACGTGGGCCACGAGCTGCTCCGCACCGGGGCGCCCCTGAAGCTGACGAACCCGCTGCAGCACGGCGTGGTGGTGGACTGGGACTGCGTGCAGAGCATCTGGGAGTACGTGTTCCGCACGGCCATGAAGATCCGCCCCGAGGAGCACGCCGTGCTGCTCTCCGACCCCCCGCTCGGCCCCGCCGGCCAGCGGGAGAAGTACGCCGAGCTCCTGTTCGAGGCCTTGGGCGTCCCCGCCCTGCACGTGGCGCCCCAGCCGCTGCTGTCCATCTACTCGTACGGCAGGACGTCGGGCCTGGTGCTGGAGAGCGGCCACGGCGTCTCGCACGCGGTGCCCATCTCCGAGGGCAACGTGCTGCCGGGCCTGCCGGGCCGGGCCGACTACGCGGGCGGCGACCTCACCCGCTACCTGCTGCGGCTGCTCAACGAGTCGGGCCACGCGTTCACCGACGACCACCTGCACATCGTGGAGCACATCAAGAAGCAGTGCTGCTCCGCGGCGCCGGCGCCCGGCCGCGAGCCCGGCCTGCGCGTGGACTACGAGCTGCCCGACGGCCGGCGCCTGGCCGTGGGCCCCGAGCGCTTCCAGTGCGCGGAGATGCTCTTCCGGCCCAGCGTGGCGGGCAGCAGCCAGCCCGGGCTGCCCGCGCTCGCCGCCGCCTGCCTGCAGCGCTGCCGGGACGCGGGCCTCGGGGCGGAGATGGCCGCCAACGTGCTGCTGGGCGGCGGCTGCACCATGCTGGGCGGCTTCCCCGCGCGCTTCCGGAGCGAGCTGGGCCTGCTCTGGCCCGGGGGCGGGCTCGCCGTGGCCGCCGCCCCCGAGCGGAAGACGTCGGTGTGGACGGGCGGCTCCATCCTGGCCTCCCTGCAGGCCTTCCAGCAGCTGTGGGTCAGCAGGGAGGAGTTCGCGGAGCGCGGCGGCGCCGCCATCCACAGCAAGTGCTga